ATGAGTGTTCTGGAGACGTGCAGTCATGTCTGCTTGTGTAGAAGGCATTCATTGCTGTTTTGACTGTGGTCATCTTAAAATTAGAATGAAGCACAGAAGCAGACTTAGTGAGATGGGCCTGAGCAGTGCTGATTGTGGCCCTGTGAAGCCACAGATGTTCTCTCCTTGACCATCCATCCAGCACGGCTTGGTCACTGGGTTCAGATTCTCTACCGACAGCAGAAGAAGTTCAGCTTGCACAAGCCTGCAATCTTCTCATTATCTATGCATGTTCTCCTGCANGTCTTCCAGCNGAGCCTGCATATCTTGCACACAACAAACTCCCCTGTGCCAGGAAAGAGCTGCTGAGATGTTTGCTGGAACTTTGTGGGAATGGGAAGAATATCTGTGTGTATGACCAGGAGTGTTTTCTAGAATTAGGCCAGAGGCGTTGGGgatagctcagttggcaaagtgtttCTTGGGTCAGCATGGGACCCTGAGTATGATCCTCCATGCAcaggtaaaaagccaggcattTGTGTCACTNACAGTCCTCAGCTGGGGAAGCAGGGATAGCTGAATCTCAGCGGNCAGTCTAGCTGAGTTTGTGGTAGattctgtctcacaaaacaaggtggatggcttCTGAGGAATGACATTTAAGTTTGACCCATGGgctccacacatacatgcatacacacacactcacgctgTAAGAAGAGCACTACCCCATAGCATCTGCTTACCACAGTGTGGAGCTGAAAAGAGTTAAAAGCAATAGGTAACCATCACCACGCCCCCCAAGTGTTTANTGTCTTTCATGGGCCCNGATGTAAGTGACAGCAACATCTATTCTTCAGAACTAGAAAAAGGTTTTGGGCATCTTCTTCTGTNACTCTCAgctttgaagcagagtctctctctgaaccttaGTTCATTTGCCTAGCTGTTCTGGTTCCCAGGGAACCACCTAGCT
This genomic window from Mus caroli unplaced genomic scaffold, CAROLI_EIJ_v1.1 scaffold_23452_1, whole genome shotgun sequence contains:
- the LOC110287810 gene encoding beta-defensin 12-like, translating into MALSIEVFYFGFALFFIVVEWPSGSWAGLEYSQSFPGGEFVVCKICRLXWKTCRRTCIDNEKIAGLCKLNFFCCR